A window from Zavarzinia compransoris encodes these proteins:
- a CDS encoding alpha/beta hydrolase, producing MTRLDGPRLAPPEDRPARQLVVLLHGFGADGEDLIGLAPYWRRLLPDAYFVAPDGPEPCAMAGFGRQWFPLTDFSETERLAGARIAAPLLDRFLDDELTRLGLADRDLALVGFSQGCMMALHVGLRRRAPAAAVIGYSGALAGAGEVLAAELTSRPPVLLVHGDQDPIVPVAALHRSVAGLDAAGVTVQRHIEHGLAHGIGPEGLALGGEFLCRMLLDQ from the coding sequence ATGACCAGGCTTGATGGACCGCGCCTCGCGCCGCCGGAGGACCGCCCGGCGCGCCAATTGGTCGTGCTGCTTCACGGCTTCGGTGCCGACGGCGAGGACCTGATCGGCCTCGCGCCCTATTGGCGCCGCCTGCTGCCGGATGCCTATTTCGTCGCGCCCGACGGGCCGGAACCCTGCGCCATGGCGGGGTTCGGCCGGCAATGGTTCCCGCTGACCGATTTTTCCGAGACCGAGCGCTTGGCCGGGGCCCGGATCGCGGCGCCCCTGCTCGATCGTTTCCTCGACGACGAATTGACCCGCCTCGGTCTTGCCGACCGCGATCTCGCCCTCGTCGGCTTCAGCCAGGGCTGCATGATGGCGCTGCATGTCGGCCTGCGGCGGCGGGCGCCGGCGGCGGCGGTGATCGGCTATTCCGGCGCCCTGGCCGGGGCGGGCGAGGTGCTGGCGGCGGAATTGACGTCGCGTCCGCCGGTGCTTCTCGTCCATGGCGACCAGGATCCGATCGTGCCGGTCGCCGCCCTGCACCGCTCGGTCGCCGGCCTGGACGCGGCAGGGGTGACGGTCCAGCGCCACATCGAGCATGGCCTCGCCCATGGCATCGGGCCCGAGGGGCTGGCGCTCGGCGGCGAATTCCTGTGCCGCATGCTGCTGGACCAATAG
- a CDS encoding HNH endonuclease — MSHPVEACPALVLNADYRPLSYFPLSLWSWQDTIKAVFLGRVNILSEYDRMVRSPSFEIRLPSVVSLKTYVQPARHPAFTRFNVFLRDRFACQYCGDGDDLTFDHVVPRSRGGRTTWDNIITACSPCNLRKGGRLLKESGLHLRSHPFVPTVGQLQENGRSFPPNYLHESWNDFLYWDAELEA; from the coding sequence ATGTCCCATCCGGTGGAGGCCTGTCCCGCGCTGGTCCTGAACGCGGATTACCGGCCTCTCAGCTATTTTCCTCTCAGCCTGTGGTCGTGGCAGGACACGATCAAGGCGGTCTTTCTCGGCCGGGTGAACATCCTGTCCGAATACGACCGCATGGTGCGCAGCCCCAGCTTCGAGATCCGCCTGCCGTCGGTCGTCTCGCTGAAAACCTATGTGCAGCCGGCCCGCCACCCGGCCTTCACCCGGTTCAACGTCTTCCTGCGCGATCGTTTCGCCTGCCAGTATTGCGGCGACGGCGACGACCTGACCTTCGACCATGTGGTGCCGCGCAGCCGGGGCGGGCGCACCACCTGGGACAATATCATCACCGCCTGCTCGCCCTGCAACCTGCGGAAGGGCGGGCGCCTGCTGAAGGAATCCGGCCTGCACCTGCGCTCGCATCCCTTCGTGCCGACGGTCGGGCAATTGCAGGAGAACGGCCGCTCGTTCCCGCCCAACTACCTGCATGAATCCTGGAACGACTTCCTCTACTGGGACGCCGAACTGGAGGCTTGA
- a CDS encoding NAD(P)/FAD-dependent oxidoreductase, producing the protein MHYGPLVAVIGGGIAGQSAAAALSEAGALVTVFDKGRGAGGRLSTRRDGPRQWDHGAQYFTVRDPALKARVAALVAQGSIAPWGGTIGTLGPGGFVPGEGGEARFVGCPRMSALVGALGSGATVYDVELREIVTRGAKLTVTDRQGEHFGPYDGIVVATPAPQAVPLLALEPALATRVAAVEIAPCWALMLAFDAPLPLPFDGAFVDPALGGGMLAWIARDSSKPGRPRDRETWVVHAAPAWSAAHLDEEAETIAPRLAAAFAAVTGIDAWPATRIAHRWRHAQTTRPLGQPYLIDPRRPIGACGDWCLGARIEGAFLSGRAMGTALAERLGLRLSQASSSASQ; encoded by the coding sequence ATGCACTACGGTCCCCTGGTTGCGGTCATCGGCGGCGGCATCGCCGGGCAAAGCGCCGCCGCGGCCCTGTCGGAAGCGGGCGCCCTGGTCACCGTCTTCGACAAGGGGCGCGGCGCCGGCGGGCGCCTGTCGACCCGGCGCGACGGCCCCCGCCAATGGGACCATGGCGCGCAATATTTCACCGTCCGCGATCCGGCCCTGAAGGCGCGGGTCGCCGCCCTGGTCGCGCAAGGCAGCATCGCGCCCTGGGGCGGGACGATCGGCACCCTCGGCCCCGGGGGCTTCGTGCCCGGCGAGGGCGGCGAGGCGCGTTTCGTCGGCTGCCCGCGCATGAGCGCGCTGGTCGGCGCCCTGGGCAGCGGCGCCACCGTCTATGACGTCGAATTGCGCGAGATCGTCACCCGCGGCGCGAAACTGACGGTCACCGACCGCCAGGGCGAACATTTCGGCCCCTATGACGGCATCGTGGTGGCGACGCCGGCGCCCCAGGCGGTCCCCCTGCTCGCCCTCGAACCCGCCCTGGCGACACGGGTCGCGGCGGTCGAGATCGCGCCCTGCTGGGCCTTGATGCTGGCCTTCGACGCGCCCCTGCCCCTGCCCTTCGACGGCGCCTTCGTCGATCCCGCCCTCGGCGGCGGCATGCTGGCCTGGATCGCCCGGGACAGCAGCAAGCCGGGCCGGCCCCGGGACCGGGAAACCTGGGTGGTCCACGCCGCCCCGGCCTGGAGCGCCGCCCATCTGGACGAGGAGGCGGAGACGATCGCCCCCCGCCTCGCCGCCGCCTTCGCCGCGGTCACCGGCATCGATGCGTGGCCGGCGACCAGGATCGCCCACCGCTGGCGCCATGCCCAGACCACCCGGCCGCTGGGCCAGCCCTATCTGATCGACCCGCGGCGGCCGATCGGGGCTTGCGGCGACTGGTGCCTGGGCGCCCGCATCGAGGGGGCCTTCCTGTCCGGCCGGGCCATGGGCACGGCGCTGGCCGAACGCCTGGGCCTGCGGCTTTCTCAAGCCTCCAGTTCGGCGTCCCAGTAG
- a CDS encoding Hsp20 family protein: MTRLSVFNSPLLLGFDHMERVLDRVAKSATDGYPPYNIEQTGPNALRITLAVAGFAREDLAVTVEENQLIVRGRQAAEDGKRVYIHRGIAARQFQKAFVLAEGIEIVRAGLDNGLLHVDLRRPVPASVVRHIPIDGSAEGGEVLETGEEG; the protein is encoded by the coding sequence ATGACTCGTCTGTCCGTCTTCAACAGTCCGCTCCTGCTCGGTTTCGACCATATGGAGCGGGTCCTCGACCGGGTCGCGAAATCGGCGACCGACGGCTATCCGCCCTATAATATCGAGCAGACGGGGCCGAACGCCCTGCGCATCACCCTGGCCGTCGCCGGTTTCGCCCGCGAGGACCTGGCGGTCACGGTGGAGGAAAACCAATTGATCGTGCGCGGCCGCCAGGCGGCCGAGGACGGCAAGCGCGTCTATATCCATCGCGGCATCGCCGCCCGCCAGTTCCAGAAGGCTTTCGTCCTGGCGGAAGGGATCGAGATCGTCCGCGCCGGCCTCGACAACGGCTTGCTCCATGTCGACCTGCGCCGGCCGGTGCCGGCCAGCGTGGTCCGCCATATCCCGATCGACGGCAGCGCCGAGGGCGGCGAAGTGCTGGAGACCGGCGAGGAAGGCTGA
- a CDS encoding DUF1150 family protein, with product MIGGTKDTDIRLITPEVLANLGGGVLVYVKPVTVEGKDVVAVHGADGALLALLETRDLAFAAALQYEMQPLSVH from the coding sequence ATGATTGGTGGAACCAAGGATACGGATATCCGGCTCATCACGCCGGAAGTGCTGGCCAACCTCGGCGGCGGGGTTCTGGTCTATGTTAAGCCGGTGACGGTCGAGGGCAAGGATGTGGTCGCCGTCCATGGCGCCGACGGCGCCCTGCTCGCCCTGCTCGAGACCCGCGACCTCGCCTTTGCCGCCGCCCTCCAGTACGAGATGCAGCCGCTCAGCGTGCACTGA
- the ptsN gene encoding PTS IIA-like nitrogen regulatory protein PtsN, with the protein MELSTIISPEGVIADLRANGKKQALQELSARAATITGVHERTIFDILLERERLGTTGVGQGIAIPHGKLGEIDRLFGLFARLAEPIDFESIDEQPVDLVFLLLAPQGAGADHLKALARVSRLLRDKETCEKLRHCDSVEAIYALLTDDARPHAA; encoded by the coding sequence TTGGAGCTTAGCACCATCATCAGCCCTGAGGGCGTGATTGCCGACCTCAGGGCCAACGGCAAGAAGCAAGCCTTGCAGGAATTGTCCGCGCGTGCCGCCACCATCACCGGCGTGCACGAGCGGACGATTTTCGACATCCTTCTCGAACGCGAGCGCCTGGGCACCACCGGGGTCGGCCAGGGCATCGCCATCCCCCACGGCAAGCTGGGCGAGATCGACCGCCTGTTCGGCCTCTTCGCCCGCCTGGCCGAACCGATCGACTTCGAATCGATCGACGAGCAGCCGGTCGACCTCGTGTTCCTGCTGCTGGCGCCCCAGGGCGCCGGGGCCGATCACCTGAAGGCGCTGGCCCGGGTGTCGCGCCTGCTGCGCGACAAGGAAACCTGCGAGAAGCTGCGCCATTGCGATTCGGTCGAGGCGATCTACGCCCTGCTGACCGACGACGCCCGACCCCACGCGGCCTGA
- the hpf gene encoding ribosome hibernation-promoting factor, HPF/YfiA family, whose amino-acid sequence MKLIISGKQIDVGDALRTHVTERLKGLVGKYYDRPIDASVTFSREAHLFRTDITVHFGAGLTVNAEGDGTEIYAGFEAAADRVEKRLRRHKRRLKNHHHGAQRTLEPALAYVLSPAHDDADDDAPLDNGNEGPLVIAENEAEIETLTVSEAVFRLDLSAHPAMMFRNSANGGLNVVYRRPDGNIGWIEPNKRAVGATV is encoded by the coding sequence ATGAAGCTGATCATTTCCGGCAAACAGATCGACGTCGGCGACGCCCTTCGCACCCATGTGACCGAGCGGCTCAAGGGCCTCGTCGGCAAGTATTACGACCGGCCGATCGATGCATCGGTGACCTTCTCGCGGGAGGCGCACCTGTTCCGCACCGACATCACCGTGCATTTCGGTGCCGGGCTTACGGTGAATGCGGAAGGTGACGGCACCGAAATCTACGCCGGCTTCGAAGCCGCTGCCGATCGTGTCGAGAAGCGCCTGCGCCGCCACAAGCGGCGCCTGAAGAATCACCATCACGGCGCCCAGCGCACCCTCGAGCCGGCGCTCGCCTATGTGCTGTCGCCCGCCCATGACGATGCGGATGACGACGCCCCCCTCGACAACGGCAACGAAGGCCCGCTGGTGATCGCGGAAAACGAAGCCGAGATCGAGACCCTGACCGTTTCCGAGGCTGTGTTCCGCCTTGATCTCAGCGCCCATCCGGCGATGATGTTCCGGAACAGCGCGAACGGCGGACTGAACGTGGTCTACCGTCGCCCTGACGGAAACATCGGCTGGATCGAGCCGAACAAGCGCGCCGTCGGCGCCACGGTGTGA
- the rpoN gene encoding RNA polymerase factor sigma-54 → MAITQRLELKQGQSLVMTPQLQQAIKLLQLSQIELASFVEQELERNPLLTQDDHGGEAERPEAESAARAEDAPAPSGDGPAGIDRDIRDSRDMGEPAASLQDGYENVFGDDSVTDRAEFAGPQGPDGLTETSWGGIGAGGRSDFEDSDFAGDERLAAGVSLREHLMAQLSELPLSAADRLIAANLVDSLDEAGYLGESTADIAARLGIGEARLEVLLRQLQALDPPGVFARGLQECLEIQCREADRLDPAMAAVLRHLDLVARRDLGQLSRLAGVDEDEIVEIIKEIRTLNPKPGHAFDTAPVHAVIPDVYIRRGPDGDWLIELNADTMPRVLIDRRYAARLSAHDGARKDDKAYLSDCLASANWLVKALDQRARTILKVATSLVRQQDAFLRFGITHLRPMNLKAIAEEIGMHESTVSRVTANKWVWTPRGLFEMKFFFTAAIGSTDGSDAHSAEAVRHRLKQLIDGEAATAILSDDKLVELLKRDGIDIARRTVAKYREAMGIGSSTDRRRQKAARGR, encoded by the coding sequence ATGGCGATCACACAACGGCTGGAGCTGAAGCAGGGCCAGTCGCTGGTGATGACCCCCCAGTTGCAGCAGGCGATCAAACTGCTGCAATTGAGCCAGATCGAGCTGGCGTCCTTCGTCGAACAGGAGCTTGAGCGCAACCCCCTGCTCACCCAGGACGACCATGGCGGCGAGGCGGAACGACCCGAGGCGGAGAGCGCCGCCCGGGCCGAGGACGCACCCGCGCCATCCGGCGACGGCCCGGCGGGCATCGACCGCGACATTCGCGACAGCCGCGACATGGGCGAGCCGGCGGCCAGCCTGCAGGACGGCTACGAGAATGTCTTCGGCGACGATTCGGTCACCGACCGGGCCGAATTCGCCGGCCCCCAGGGGCCGGACGGATTGACCGAGACCAGTTGGGGCGGCATCGGCGCCGGCGGGCGCAGCGATTTCGAGGACAGCGACTTCGCCGGCGACGAGCGTCTTGCCGCCGGCGTGTCGCTGCGCGAGCACCTGATGGCGCAATTGTCCGAACTGCCGCTGTCGGCGGCGGACCGGCTGATCGCGGCCAATCTGGTCGATTCCCTCGACGAGGCCGGCTATCTCGGCGAATCGACCGCCGATATCGCCGCCCGCCTCGGCATCGGCGAAGCCCGGCTGGAGGTGCTGCTGCGCCAGCTCCAGGCCCTGGACCCGCCCGGCGTCTTCGCCCGCGGCCTCCAGGAATGCCTGGAAATCCAGTGCCGCGAGGCGGACCGCCTCGACCCGGCCATGGCGGCGGTCCTGCGCCATCTCGACCTGGTGGCGCGGCGCGATCTCGGCCAGCTGTCGCGCCTTGCCGGGGTCGACGAGGACGAGATCGTCGAGATCATCAAGGAAATCCGCACCCTGAACCCCAAGCCCGGCCACGCCTTCGACACGGCGCCGGTGCATGCGGTGATTCCGGACGTCTATATCCGGCGCGGGCCCGACGGCGACTGGCTGATCGAACTGAACGCCGACACCATGCCGCGGGTGCTGATCGACCGGCGCTATGCCGCCCGCCTGTCCGCCCATGACGGCGCGCGCAAGGACGACAAGGCCTATCTCTCGGATTGCCTCGCCTCGGCCAATTGGCTGGTCAAGGCGCTGGACCAGCGCGCCCGCACCATCCTGAAGGTCGCGACCTCGCTGGTGCGCCAGCAGGATGCGTTCCTGCGCTTCGGCATCACCCACCTGCGGCCGATGAACCTGAAGGCGATCGCCGAAGAGATCGGCATGCACGAATCGACCGTGTCCCGCGTCACCGCTAACAAATGGGTGTGGACGCCGCGCGGCCTGTTCGAAATGAAATTCTTCTTCACCGCCGCGATCGGCTCGACCGACGGTTCCGACGCCCATTCGGCCGAGGCGGTGCGCCACCGCCTGAAGCAGCTGATCGACGGCGAGGCGGCCACCGCCATCCTGTCCGACGACAAGCTGGTCGAACTGCTGAAACGTGACGGCATCGACATCGCCCGCCGCACTGTCGCCAAGTACCGCGAGGCCATGGGCATCGGATCCTCCACGGATCGTCGGCGTCAGAAGGCGGCGCGCGGGCGCTGA
- the lptB gene encoding LPS export ABC transporter ATP-binding protein yields MTDAAPPAIETGLVAHSLGKIYSKRPVVRGVSLQLQRGEVVGLLGPNGAGKTTCFYMISGLIAPDYGSILFDGRDVTALPMYRRARLGIGYLPQEASIFRGLTVEDNIRSVLEIVETERDRREAVLDDLLAEFSIAHLRNTSSVALSGGERRRVEIARALATSPSFILLDEPLAGIDPIAVDDIRHLISHLKDRGIGVLITDHNVRETLDMIDRAYIIHEGQVLMEGPPDEVVAHEGVRRVYLGDRFSL; encoded by the coding sequence ATGACCGATGCCGCCCCGCCGGCGATCGAAACCGGCCTGGTCGCCCATTCGCTCGGCAAGATCTACAGCAAGCGCCCGGTGGTCCGGGGCGTCAGCCTGCAATTGCAGCGCGGCGAGGTGGTCGGCCTGCTCGGCCCGAACGGCGCCGGCAAGACCACCTGCTTCTATATGATCTCAGGCCTGATCGCGCCCGACTACGGCAGCATCCTGTTCGACGGGCGCGACGTCACCGCCCTGCCGATGTACCGGCGCGCCCGCCTCGGCATCGGCTATCTGCCGCAGGAAGCCTCGATCTTCCGGGGCCTGACGGTGGAGGACAATATCCGCTCGGTGCTCGAGATCGTCGAGACCGAGCGCGACCGCCGCGAGGCTGTTCTCGACGACCTGCTGGCGGAATTCTCCATCGCCCACCTGCGCAACACCTCGTCGGTGGCGCTGTCGGGCGGGGAGCGGCGGCGCGTGGAGATCGCGCGGGCGCTGGCGACCAGCCCCAGCTTCATCCTGCTGGACGAACCGCTGGCCGGCATCGACCCGATCGCGGTCGACGACATCCGCCACCTGATCTCCCATCTCAAGGATCGGGGCATCGGCGTGCTGATCACGGACCACAATGTCCGCGAAACGCTGGACATGATCGACAGGGCCTACATTATTCACGAGGGACAGGTCCTGATGGAAGGACCGCCCGACGAGGTGGTCGCCCACGAGGGTGTCCGCCGCGTCTATCTTGGCGATAGATTCAGTCTCTGA
- a CDS encoding LptA/OstA family protein — protein sequence MTKAVRVLRHAIALGFVAGLALGLPAAAQNGPPRLNFNSGAPIEILADSLEVTDSSSSAVFVGNVKVTQDRMILRADRLEVVYAGGSVADGAGGGPSGIKRITAKGNVFVTSGEDTAQGDAAVYDPDKGIVTMTGKVVLTRGENVLRGSELVVNLNTGRSVMTGGAGDGDGRVKGLIVPEKKTGP from the coding sequence ATGACGAAAGCGGTACGAGTTCTGCGCCATGCGATCGCCCTTGGTTTCGTCGCCGGGCTGGCCCTGGGCCTGCCGGCGGCGGCCCAGAACGGCCCCCCGCGCCTGAATTTCAATTCCGGCGCCCCGATCGAGATCCTGGCCGATTCCCTGGAAGTGACGGACAGTTCGTCGTCGGCCGTCTTCGTCGGTAACGTGAAGGTGACCCAGGACCGGATGATCCTGCGCGCCGACCGGCTGGAAGTGGTCTATGCCGGCGGTTCGGTCGCCGATGGGGCGGGCGGCGGGCCTTCGGGGATCAAGCGGATCACGGCGAAGGGCAATGTCTTCGTCACCTCGGGCGAGGATACGGCCCAGGGCGACGCCGCCGTCTACGATCCCGACAAGGGCATCGTCACCATGACCGGCAAGGTGGTGCTGACCCGGGGCGAGAACGTCCTCCGCGGCAGCGAACTGGTGGTCAACCTGAACACCGGCCGCAGCGTCATGACCGGCGGTGCCGGCGACGGCGACGGCCGGGTCAAGGGCCTGATCGTGCCCGAGAAGAAGACCGGCCCATGA
- the lptC gene encoding LPS export ABC transporter periplasmic protein LptC, whose product MARRATLPKPAPRTGRSYSRFVGLMKIVLPLVAVGLLAAVLIWPSIENRRDIALSYSDVEIRADGLEMVAPVLTGADDRGRPYVLTAKGATADGLEPTMVTLHEIEADVAMEDGRPVTVVAATGIYRIREETLALDGGVTVTLADGHVVKLESVLLDLAKGTASSDKRVVGSGPTGRIEADSMSASDGGHSLRFNGNVRAVITRSEDAGAGLPRDGQ is encoded by the coding sequence ATGGCGCGCCGCGCCACCCTGCCCAAGCCGGCGCCGCGCACCGGGCGCAGCTACAGCCGCTTCGTCGGCCTGATGAAGATCGTGCTGCCGCTGGTCGCGGTCGGCCTTTTGGCCGCCGTGCTGATCTGGCCCTCGATCGAGAACCGGCGCGACATCGCCCTGTCCTATAGCGACGTCGAGATCCGGGCGGACGGCCTCGAAATGGTCGCCCCGGTGTTGACCGGCGCCGACGACCGCGGCCGGCCCTATGTCCTGACCGCCAAGGGCGCGACCGCCGACGGGCTGGAGCCGACCATGGTCACCCTGCACGAGATCGAGGCGGACGTCGCCATGGAGGACGGCCGCCCGGTGACCGTGGTCGCCGCCACCGGCATCTACCGCATCAGGGAGGAAACCCTGGCGCTCGACGGCGGCGTGACGGTCACGCTGGCCGACGGCCATGTGGTAAAGCTCGAAAGCGTGCTCCTGGATCTTGCCAAAGGCACGGCTTCGAGCGACAAGCGGGTGGTGGGATCGGGCCCGACCGGCCGGATCGAAGCGGACAGCATGAGCGCCAGCGACGGTGGACACAGCCTGCGGTTCAACGGCAATGTCAGGGCCGTGATCACACGCAGCGAAGACGCCGGCGCCGGCCTGCCGAGGGATGGTCAATGA